The Mustela nigripes isolate SB6536 chromosome 4, MUSNIG.SB6536, whole genome shotgun sequence genome includes a window with the following:
- the LOC132015498 gene encoding olfactory receptor 2A25-like, which produces MRGNQTSVTEFILLGFPLSPGIQMVLFGLFSLFFVFTLLGNGLILGLIWLDSRLHTPMYYFLSHLAVVDIAYACNTVPQMLVNLQNPDKPISFAGCVTQTFLFSTFAHIECLLLVVMSYDRYVAICHPLRYSAIMSWRVCITLTLTSWILGVLLALVHLVLLIPLPFCGPQKVNHFFCEIIAVLKLACADTHINEIVVLAGAVSVLVGPFSSIVMSYIHILCAILKIQSGEGRQKAFSTCSSHLCVVGLFYGTAIIMYVGPRYGNPQERKKYLLLFHSLFNPMLNPLIYSLRNKEVKAALKRMLEKERTSRKPVE; this is translated from the coding sequence ATGAGGGGAAATCAGACGTCTGTCACAGAGTTCATCCTACTGGGATTTCCCCTCAGCCCAGGGATTCAGATGGTTCTCTTTgggctcttctccctcttctttgtcTTCACCCTGCTGGGGAATGGGCTCATCCTGGGGCTCATCTGGCTGGACTCCAGACTGCACACCCCCATGTACTACTTCCTCTCCCACCTGGCCGTCGTCGACATAGCCTATGCCTGCAACACCGTGCCCCAGATGCTGGTGAACCTCCAAAATCCAGATAAGCCCATCTCCTTTGCTGGCTGTGTGACACAGACCTTTCTTTTCTCGACTTTTGCTCATATTGAATGTCTTCTCCTGGTGGTGATGTCCTATGATCGGtatgtggccatctgccaccCCCTCCGGTATTCTGCCATCATGAGCTGGAGGGTCTGCATCACCCTGACATTGACTTCCTGGATTTTAGGAGTCCTCCTGGCTCTAGTACATCTAGTGTTACTCATACCATTGCCCTTCTGTGGACCCCAGAAAGTTAACCACTTTTTCTGTGAAATTATAGCTGTCCTTAAGCTTGCCTGTGCAGATACTCACATTAATGAAATTGTGGTTTTAGCTGGAGCAGTATCTGTGCTGGTAGGACCATTCTCCTCAATTGTGATGTCTTACATTCATATTCTATGTGCCATCCTAAAGATTCAGTCCGGGGAGGGACGCCAGAaagccttctccacctgctcATCCCATCTCTGTGTGGTTGGACTCTTTTATGGCACAGCCATCATAATGTATGTTGGGCCCAGATATGGGAACCCCCAGGAGCGGAAGAAATATCTCCTCCTGTTTCACAGCCTTTTCAATCCCATGCTCAACCCCCTGATCTATAGTCTGAGGAACAAAGAAGTCAAAGCTGCTCTGAAGAGGATgcttgaaaaagagagaacatcacGAAAACCTGTAGAATAA